Below is a window of Pirellulales bacterium DNA.
GCTCGCAATCGGACGCCGCTAAAACGCTGCTCCATCAATCCTCCGCTTTGCCCTATGCTTGCTCGCGCTCGAACAACACTCGAACAGAGTGGCGGCACGCGTTTCAAGTGGCCGACGGCATACGGAGTATGCCTGCTACGTAGTAGGCACACTCCGTGTGCCGGCGGCGATGCCGATTCGCTCTCCCTCGCAATCGGACGCCCTAAAACGCTGCTCCATCGATCCTCCGCTTTGCCCCATTCTTGCTCGCGCTCGAAACGAGAGGGGGGGAATTGGCATTGCGCCGGCCGATTCGGTTGGTGACGCGGCGTAATACTTCGGCGTGAAAGGCCACTTCGCGCAGCCCAGGCCGGAGCCGCGCCAAGGGCGGAGGCTTGGAGCGTCTGTCAACGGACCCTCGCTGACACTTCGGGCTAGTGTGATGATCGGCGAGTTTCTACAAAGCCTAGTCTTGCCGCGAGCCGGTCAGGTCGAATACCTCCTGGCCTTCGAAAACGGCGTCTTTGACGCGGCCACGAAGTTTGCCAGAGCGAAGCCAAGTGTTCCAGCCCAGCCGCAGGCCCGGGCCGGCGGAATCGGAGAGAACGATGTCGGGCACCGTCTCGCCGCGCAAGAGCAATTGCACGTCGAACGCCAACGTCGGGCCGATATAAAGTCGCGTTAGATGCGAAAGCAAGAAAAACGCTTTCGAACGTGTCACCGCGCCGCGATATGGCAGGAACTCGACGAATTGTTCATAGTCGAGCGGGCCGACACGGATGCGTATCTTCCCTTCGACATCCCAAACGCGCTCGCCAATCACCAGGTTGACGCCCAGCCGGCAATTCATGCAATCGGCGTGCAATTGCGATTGGTCGGTCGGATCGAGCTGCAGCCATTGGCCGTGAAACTGTTGCACCTCGACGGGCAGCTCGAAATAGTCGGATAGCAGCGCGGCCAAGCCAAGGGCCGTTCGCGGCCGGCGGGCCCACAAACCGGCGTAGCGCAACAGCGCTTGGTCATCGACCTCGGCCAGCGTGCGGCGCTCCGGCCTCGCGTGCAGGGTGCCGTATTTGGATGGAGCGTCGCCGACAGCCTTACCCGCCGACTCTTCGGTTGTCGATTCACCGATCGACGCCACGACGCGGATGCGATTTCGCAGCGTAGCCAATCCGAGGCCCGAAAAGCTCAATAGCGCGTGCGTGAACGGGTCGGGCGGATGCTGCAGATATTCGCCGCGCTCGTAGGCGATGTAGAAGCGATATTTTTCCCAAGCTCGGTAGAAGAGCGAGAGCATGCGGTGGGTGAACAGGTCGAACCAATCGCGAAGGGCAAATTTTTCGCCATGCTTGTAGTCGCGCTGAATGCGCATCAGCATTTCGGTGTAGTGCCGCGGCATTACTCCGCTTGGCCCCACCAAGCCAAAAAATGCGACGCTCATCTCCGGCACCGAACGCTCGCCACCCGACGGCCGCAATTCCCAAATCTGGCTGGGCGGAAAGATCAACGACACATGGCTGCAGAACCGCACCGTTTCGCGCGCCGGCGGCCCATCAAACCCGACCGGCATGGTATCCGGAAACAATCGTTCCAAAACGCGGACCGCCTGGAAGAAATCGAACGTATATGGCTGCGTAAACAAGCGGACCGCAACGCTCGTCGGATCGAGGCCGGGCAAAGCGGCAGTCACGGCCGCCATTGCCGCGGCCGAGGCGCTAGCGACATTGCTGGCGGGCACGAATGCCGCGGGCCTCGCAGCAGCGCTGGCA
It encodes the following:
- the tssG gene encoding type VI secretion system baseplate subunit TssG; the encoded protein is MATTGGRASSDLTPGKPANGNPPPVAAAPIGSPPPSSAPIGSAPISSVVPAAAAPPTAAAKPATAARPSGATSSASAAARPAAFVPASNVASASAAAMAAVTAALPGLDPTSVAVRLFTQPYTFDFFQAVRVLERLFPDTMPVGFDGPPARETVRFCSHVSLIFPPSQIWELRPSGGERSVPEMSVAFFGLVGPSGVMPRHYTEMLMRIQRDYKHGEKFALRDWFDLFTHRMLSLFYRAWEKYRFYIAYERGEYLQHPPDPFTHALLSFSGLGLATLRNRIRVVASIGESTTEESAGKAVGDAPSKYGTLHARPERRTLAEVDDQALLRYAGLWARRPRTALGLAALLSDYFELPVEVQQFHGQWLQLDPTDQSQLHADCMNCRLGVNLVIGERVWDVEGKIRIRVGPLDYEQFVEFLPYRGAVTRSKAFFLLSHLTRLYIGPTLAFDVQLLLRGETVPDIVLSDSAGPGLRLGWNTWLRSGKLRGRVKDAVFEGQEVFDLTGSRQD